GGGACGCGATCCTGCTGGTCGAAATACAGGCCCTCAATCCGGGCATTGCCGGCGTCGATCGGATCAAATCCCCGGACATCTTCCTGATTATACAGCCCGACCCGTTCACTGCCGACCGAGCGCCCGAATGCGTCGCCTGACTGGGTGACGGCATTTTCCTCTGTCCGCTGGGCAAGCAGCGGCATGGGCGCACAGCTGCCCACAATCGCAATGATCAATGCAAATCGCCCCACGGACGAACGCCCCGCTTTTTTCATTGCGCAGCCCATAAGCGGCTTGAAGCCTGCGTCAACGAGAAGCTGAAGGCCTTGTCGAATGCCAGCTACCGTTGATCGAAGCCGGGCGTTGCGCAGCGTCTCCGCCTGTCCTAGGCGCAAGTCAGCAATAATCTGAGGAGGATCTGCCCGCCATGCGTTATCTTGCCGCCATCGCCGCACTTGCCTTGCCGCTGGCCCCTGTGCTTGCACAGGAACAGCCTGTGGTTCCAACCGTTCCGAAACCGGCCGCGTTGATCGCGGATGGAATGCCAGAAGTTCCCGCCGAACTCGCCGCCGAAACCCGGCCCTATATGGAATTTCGCACCGCCGGTTTTGTCGGCTGGCACCCGACCGAACGGCGGATGATGATTGCAACGCGCTTTGCCAATACCGCGCAATTGCATCTGGTGGCGCAGCCGATGGGGATGCGCAAACAGGTCAGTTTTGAGGCAGAGCCTGTCGGCAATGGCAGCTGGGCACCCAAGACCGGCGATGTGTTCGTCACCCAAAAAGATATTGGCGGCAACGAATTCTTTCAGATCCACACGCTGAAAGACGGCAAGCTGACGATGCTGACCGACGGCCAGAGCCGCAACAGCCTGAGCGCCTGGAGCGATGATGGTGAACTCATCGCCTATAGCTCAACCAAACGTAACGGCACCGATACCGACCTTTATGTGATGAACCCGCGCGATCCATCGACCGCCCGGATGGTCGCAGAGGTGAAGGGCGGCGGCTGGTCGCTGGCTGCCTTTGCTCCCGATAAGAAAAGCGCGGTTGTCGGCAGTTATGTCTCGGTTACCAACACCGATTTATACATGCTCGATCTGGCCAGCGGCGTGATGACGCCGATCGGCGATCCGAAAAAAGACATCGCTTATGGCGGCGCGCAATTCGCCCCCGATGGCAGCCTGTGGGTGACATCGGACGAAGGCGCTGACTTCCAACGGCTGGGAACGCTCGATAGGAAAACCGGCAAATTCACGCCGCGTGGCCCGAAGGAAAATTGGGACGTCGACACATTCGACATCGCGCCCGACGGCAGCTTCATCGCTTATGTCACCAACGAAGCCGGGATGGCGAAGCTGAAGCTGCTCGATCCCAAAACCGATCAGGTGCGCACCGTCGACAGCCTTCCAGCCGGTATTATTGGCGGGCTCGAAATTTCTGAATGGGGCGAGATTGGCATCACCTTCACCTCGGCCCGCAGCGCAGCCGACGCCTATTCGGTTGATCCCAAGACGATGGCCGTCACCCGCTGGACCGAAAGCGAAACCGGTGGGCTGGATGTCACCAAAAATAGCGAGCCCGAACTGGTGAAGATCAAAAGCTTTGACGGGCTTGAAGTCTCCGGCTTCCTCTATCGCCCCGATCCGGCAAAGTTCCCGGGCAAGCGGCCGATGATCATGAATGTCCATGGCGGGCCCGAAGGGCAATCACGGCCGGGCTTCCTTGGTCGTAACAATTATCTGCTCAACGAACAGGGCGTTGCGATCTTCTTCCCCAATGTCCGCGGCTCGACGGGTTATGGAAAGACTTTTGTCAGCCTCGACAATGGGCCGTTCAAGCGCGAGGATTCGGTGAAGGACATGGGTGCCTTTCTCGATGCGCTGGCAAAGGATCCCGCGTTGGATGCCGGCAGCTTCGGCCTGACGGGCGGCTCCTATGGCGGCTATATGTGCTATGCCGCTGCGGTCCAGTTCAAGACAAAGCTGCGTGCGACCAATTGCATCGTCGCCATCTCCAACTTCGTCACTTTCCTTGAAAATACGCAAAGCTATCGCCGCGATCTGCGCCGCGTCGAATATGGCGACGAGCGTGATCCCAAGCAGCGCGCAAAGCTGCTCGAGATTTCACCGTTGACCCGAGTCAGCGAAATCGAAAAGCCGATGATGGTTGTCACCGGTGCCAATGACCCGCGCGTGCCGCAATCCGAAGCCGACCAGATCGTCAAGGCGATCCGCGAACGCGGCGCCACGGCATGGCACCTTGTCGGCACCAATGAAGGCCATGGTTTCGCGAAAAAGGAAAATGCCGACTACCAGTTCTGGACGTCGCTGATTTTCTGGCAGCAGAATCTGCTGGGCAAATAAGGCCATTCCTCCCCTTTCCTAAGGAAGGGGGAGGATAAGTCATTGCGGCTGGGGAAGCGGCTCGACGGTTTCAGCCTCGACGGGCTGTTCAGCCTGCCGGGCTTCGCGTTCGGCCCGTTCCTTTTCAAACTGCTGCACGCGCTGCTCGACCAGTTCCGCCTCGGCATCAATCGCGGCAAGCCGCCTCTTGCGCTCGGCCGCGATCATCAGGCCAAAGGCGAGGCCGGGGTCTTCCTTCTTTTCGGCATAGGCAGCGTCGATCTGCTTCAGCCCGCAGCCGGTAAAGCCACCACCGCCGGTTGCCGAACAGCTCGTCGTGCCTTCACGGCCGACATATTCATAGGCGAGCACCCGGTTCGTCCATGCCTCTTTTGACGGATCGTTGGGATCGCTGCGCAGCTGGGTCGGGATACGATAACGGTCGGCC
This portion of the Sphingobium sp. genome encodes:
- a CDS encoding prolyl oligopeptidase family serine peptidase; this translates as MRYLAAIAALALPLAPVLAQEQPVVPTVPKPAALIADGMPEVPAELAAETRPYMEFRTAGFVGWHPTERRMMIATRFANTAQLHLVAQPMGMRKQVSFEAEPVGNGSWAPKTGDVFVTQKDIGGNEFFQIHTLKDGKLTMLTDGQSRNSLSAWSDDGELIAYSSTKRNGTDTDLYVMNPRDPSTARMVAEVKGGGWSLAAFAPDKKSAVVGSYVSVTNTDLYMLDLASGVMTPIGDPKKDIAYGGAQFAPDGSLWVTSDEGADFQRLGTLDRKTGKFTPRGPKENWDVDTFDIAPDGSFIAYVTNEAGMAKLKLLDPKTDQVRTVDSLPAGIIGGLEISEWGEIGITFTSARSAADAYSVDPKTMAVTRWTESETGGLDVTKNSEPELVKIKSFDGLEVSGFLYRPDPAKFPGKRPMIMNVHGGPEGQSRPGFLGRNNYLLNEQGVAIFFPNVRGSTGYGKTFVSLDNGPFKREDSVKDMGAFLDALAKDPALDAGSFGLTGGSYGGYMCYAAAVQFKTKLRATNCIVAISNFVTFLENTQSYRRDLRRVEYGDERDPKQRAKLLEISPLTRVSEIEKPMMVVTGANDPRVPQSEADQIVKAIRERGATAWHLVGTNEGHGFAKKENADYQFWTSLIFWQQNLLGK